A region from the Brachyspira hampsonii genome encodes:
- a CDS encoding DUF4405 domain-containing protein — translation MKLKKIIKIIIDILMYIIFIYLMSYRPGRGLFLHGIFGFTLFILFILHHLLNIKWYGSITKGKYGFIKKLFITINFLLFFDMIVMAVSSIMMSGDIFAFSPFIANQFARNLHVVSTSSGFVLMIFHLGLHTNNIFRSIYIKVKDTYLKYIYIVLFLIVLFLGVYSFITSGIINSIFLIPKENHSFYDLYFYFQYIMMTIGASQIVHLIFIVSYKMNKKLNKHY, via the coding sequence ATGAAATTAAAAAAAATAATAAAAATTATAATAGATATTCTAATGTATATTATATTTATTTATCTTATGAGCTATAGACCCGGGAGAGGTTTATTTCTTCATGGTATATTTGGTTTTACTCTATTTATTTTATTTATACTTCATCATCTATTAAATATAAAATGGTATGGAAGCATTACAAAAGGAAAATACGGCTTTATAAAAAAACTATTTATAACTATTAATTTTTTATTATTTTTTGATATGATTGTAATGGCAGTAAGTTCTATAATGATGTCTGGAGATATATTTGCATTCTCTCCTTTCATAGCTAATCAGTTTGCAAGGAATTTGCATGTAGTATCAACATCGTCTGGATTTGTACTTATGATATTTCATTTAGGACTTCATACCAACAATATTTTCAGAAGCATATATATAAAAGTGAAAGATACATATTTAAAATACATTTATATTGTTTTATTTTTAATAGTTTTATTTTTGGGAGTATACTCTTTTATAACAAGCGGAATTATTAACTCTATCTTCCTTATACCTAAAGAAAATCATTCATTTTATGATTTATATTTTTATTTTCAGTATATAATGATGACTATAGGAGCTTCTCAAATAGTACATTTAATTTTTATAGTT
- a CDS encoding flavodoxin: MKNKKILSISVLIIAVIVFYALNKSENNIIQNQQVFAQEVNTQANNSGDEKMINDNLILLEGGSFMMGSPDTERQRDKDEVLHEVVINPFYIDPYEVTQKDYQNIMGKNPSHFKGENLPVENVTWYDAIEYCNALSKAKGLTPAYTIEGNTVKWNRNANGYRLLTEAEWEYAARAATRTVFNSLNHITSDNANFEGSYPYLIEENYVNPHNPDVKTSRYRGRTLEVNSLSPNQFGLYNMHGNVSEWCFDYYGEYDTENNNNPYGNQNGSLRVSRGGSYIDFAKHLRAAYRSACNPLSTDRNTGFRIARNAKPINDIIETAYSLNIKIPQNPKILIAYFSYSGNTRNAAEIIKEKTGADIIEIKMKTPYRGRGNIYETSQIDLNNNVYPELTDHVQNMEKYDIILLGYPTWWATMPMPVFSFIKEYDFSGKSVITFSSHGGTMFGESVSDLAKLIPDAYVGLALEFNYSGGRELENRISEWLKLNAINEI, from the coding sequence ATGAAAAATAAAAAAATACTATCAATATCTGTTCTGATTATAGCTGTAATAGTTTTTTATGCATTAAACAAATCAGAGAATAATATAATTCAAAATCAGCAGGTTTTTGCTCAGGAAGTAAACACACAGGCAAATAATTCAGGGGATGAAAAAATGATAAATGATAATTTGATATTATTAGAAGGCGGAAGTTTCATGATGGGAAGCCCAGATACTGAAAGACAGCGTGATAAAGATGAAGTTTTACATGAAGTTGTGATAAACCCTTTTTATATAGATCCGTATGAAGTTACTCAAAAGGATTATCAAAATATTATGGGTAAAAATCCAAGCCATTTTAAAGGTGAAAATCTTCCCGTAGAAAATGTTACTTGGTATGATGCTATAGAGTACTGTAATGCTTTAAGCAAAGCCAAAGGACTTACTCCAGCATATACCATAGAAGGGAATACAGTAAAATGGAATAGAAATGCTAATGGATACAGACTTTTAACTGAAGCAGAATGGGAATATGCCGCAAGAGCTGCTACAAGAACAGTATTTAATTCTCTTAATCATATTACAAGCGATAATGCCAACTTTGAAGGAAGCTATCCGTATCTTATAGAAGAAAATTATGTTAACCCTCATAACCCTGATGTAAAAACAAGCCGTTATAGAGGAAGAACATTAGAAGTAAATAGTTTAAGTCCTAATCAATTCGGGCTTTATAATATGCATGGCAATGTATCAGAATGGTGCTTTGATTATTACGGAGAATATGATACAGAAAATAATAACAATCCTTATGGTAATCAAAACGGTTCTTTAAGAGTAAGCAGAGGCGGAAGCTATATTGACTTTGCCAAACATTTAAGAGCTGCATATCGTTCTGCATGCAATCCTTTAAGCACAGACAGAAATACAGGATTTAGAATAGCAAGAAATGCAAAACCTATTAATGACATTATAGAAACAGCTTATTCTCTAAATATAAAAATACCTCAAAACCCTAAAATATTAATAGCTTATTTTTCTTATTCTGGAAATACCAGAAACGCTGCTGAGATTATAAAAGAAAAAACTGGGGCTGATATAATAGAAATAAAAATGAAGACCCCATACAGAGGAAGAGGAAACATATATGAAACATCTCAGATAGATTTAAATAATAATGTATATCCAGAATTAACAGATCATGTTCAAAATATGGAAAAGTACGATATAATACTTTTGGGCTACCCTACTTGGTGGGCTACTATGCCGATGCCTGTATTTTCATTTATAAAAGAATATGATTTTTCGGGAAAAAGTGTTATTACATTCAGCAGTCATGGGGGTACTATGTTTGGAGAAAGTGTTTCCGATTTGGCTAAACTTATACCAGATGCTTATGTAGGATTAGCTTTAGAGTTTAATTATTCTGGAGGAAGAGAATTAGAAAATAGAATTTCTGAGTGGTTAAAATTAAATGCCATAAATGAAATATAA
- a CDS encoding (R)-mandelonitrile lyase, with product MSDYEYQKAPEKTVFIKKGEGRKFKGSKECFTGDVEVELLTDANEDSHFSVAYVTFEAGARSAWHTHPCGQHLIVVEGIGLTQEEGGEILEFHEGEALYCPKDKKHWHGASPDCRMKHIAITGDKDGNNVTWLEHVTDEEYNAYKNNKK from the coding sequence ATGTCAGATTATGAATACCAAAAAGCACCAGAAAAAACAGTATTTATAAAAAAAGGAGAAGGAAGAAAATTTAAAGGTTCAAAGGAATGTTTCACAGGCGATGTTGAAGTAGAATTATTAACAGATGCTAATGAAGATTCTCACTTTTCTGTAGCCTATGTAACATTTGAAGCAGGTGCAAGAAGTGCATGGCATACTCACCCATGCGGACAGCATTTGATAGTAGTTGAAGGCATAGGACTTACTCAGGAAGAGGGAGGAGAGATTTTAGAGTTTCATGAGGGAGAAGCACTTTACTGCCCTAAAGATAAAAAACATTGGCATGGAGCCTCTCCAGACTGCAGAATGAAGCATATTGCAATAACAGGCGATAAAGACGGTAATAATGTTACTTGGTTAGAACATGTTACTGATGAAGAATATAATGCTTATAAAAATAATAAAAAATAA
- a CDS encoding flavodoxin: MKILIAYYSHSANTKKLAELIVKVLKSEFQNVKIDFFYTEPEKPYSSNYNKVLDEAKRDIKNNHKPKLKNNIVSIDDYDVIFIGSPNWWNTIASPVGSFISSFDFSNKIIMPFCTHGGGGAGIIRTDIEKLTKSKHVGKILSVYGNTSSINNSESEIEKWIKNIKINVK, from the coding sequence ATGAAAATATTAATAGCATATTATTCGCATTCAGCAAATACTAAAAAACTTGCTGAACTTATAGTAAAAGTTTTAAAATCAGAATTTCAAAATGTAAAAATAGACTTCTTCTATACTGAACCAGAAAAACCATACTCATCAAACTATAATAAAGTACTAGACGAAGCTAAAAGAGATATAAAAAATAATCATAAACCAAAACTAAAAAACAATATTGTAAGCATAGATGATTATGATGTTATATTTATAGGAAGTCCCAATTGGTGGAATACAATAGCAAGTCCTGTAGGATCTTTTATAAGCAGTTTTGACTTTTCTAATAAAATTATTATGCCTTTCTGTACGCATGGAGGAGGCGGAGCTGGTATAATAAGAACAGATATAGAAAAATTAACTAAATCAAAACATGTTGGAAAAATATTAAGCGTATATGGAAATACAAGCAGTATAAATAATTCAGAAAGCGAAATAGAAAAATGGATTAAAAATATAAAAATAAATGTAAAATAA
- a CDS encoding aldo/keto reductase — translation MQKRKLGNLEVSEIGLGCMGYGVVYDEHYDKRELISVIHEAIELGINFFDTAEAYGPYKNEEVVGEALEKYRDKVVIATKCGIKTVNGKPVLNAKRETIIKSLEGSLKRLKTDCIDLYYIHRVDPNTPIEEAADTMKDLIKEGKIKHWGISEAGINTIKKADEVCKLTAIQSEYSIMWREPEKELIPLLEKLNIGFVPFSPLGKGFLTGRFNNASDFSNNDFRSSIPRFQKENIKDNYTLVEVLEDIARRKNVTKSQIALAWVVHQKPFIVPIFGTRKIERLRENIASVNVEFSKEELEDINKAISSIKIYGERYPKEHLEIVGK, via the coding sequence ATGCAAAAAAGAAAATTAGGTAATTTGGAAGTATCAGAAATAGGTTTAGGCTGTATGGGATATGGTGTCGTGTATGATGAGCATTATGACAAAAGAGAATTAATATCCGTTATACATGAGGCTATAGAATTGGGTATTAATTTTTTTGATACGGCAGAGGCTTACGGTCCATACAAAAATGAAGAGGTTGTAGGAGAGGCATTAGAAAAATACAGAGATAAAGTTGTAATAGCTACAAAATGCGGAATAAAAACTGTAAATGGCAAACCTGTACTTAATGCTAAAAGAGAAACTATAATAAAATCATTGGAAGGTTCATTAAAAAGACTTAAAACGGACTGTATTGATTTGTACTATATTCATAGAGTTGATCCTAATACTCCAATAGAAGAGGCAGCCGATACAATGAAAGATTTAATAAAAGAAGGTAAAATAAAACATTGGGGAATTTCTGAAGCAGGTATTAATACTATAAAAAAAGCTGATGAAGTATGCAAATTGACAGCTATACAAAGCGAATATTCTATAATGTGGAGAGAGCCAGAAAAGGAACTTATACCGTTGTTAGAAAAATTAAATATTGGTTTTGTACCTTTCTCACCTTTAGGTAAAGGTTTTTTGACAGGAAGATTTAATAATGCTTCAGACTTTTCAAATAATGATTTTAGAAGCTCTATTCCTAGATTTCAAAAAGAAAATATAAAAGATAATTATACTTTAGTTGAAGTTTTGGAAGATATAGCAAGAAGAAAAAATGTAACAAAATCTCAAATAGCATTAGCTTGGGTAGTGCATCAAAAACCATTTATAGTACCAATATTCGGAACAAGAAAAATAGAGAGATTAAGAGAGAATATAGCTTCTGTCAATGTAGAGTTTAGCAAAGAGGAATTAGAAGATATTAATAAAGCTATTTCAAGCATAAAAATATACGGAGAGAGATATCCAAAGGAGCATTTAGAGATAGTAGGAAAATAA
- a CDS encoding aldo/keto reductase, whose translation MKKVFFGLLFIFISIITIFSLNKKAEANTNMENNKVVFNFNTKRAKLNSGYEIPLNGIGTYSLLNDECYNSILFALQNGVRLIDTAYIYRNEEEVGRAVRDSKVDRKDIFIITKLYPNQYSDAENAINEALKKLDVEYIDMMLLHHPGLNDVEAYKAMEKAVKEGKIRSIGLSNWYIKELKEFLPKISVMPALVQNEIHPYYQDTNVIEYIQSLGIAVQGWYPLGGRGHQRELLNDKVLKDIAKKYNKSVAQIILRWNLQREVIVIPGSSNREHIIENTEIYDFELSDEDMKKIAELNRDEKHDWY comes from the coding sequence ATGAAAAAAGTATTTTTTGGTTTGTTATTTATTTTTATTTCAATTATAACAATATTTTCATTAAACAAAAAAGCAGAGGCAAATACTAATATGGAAAACAATAAAGTAGTTTTTAATTTCAATACAAAAAGGGCAAAACTAAACAGCGGATATGAAATACCATTAAATGGAATAGGAACATACAGTCTATTAAATGACGAATGCTACAATTCTATACTTTTTGCTTTACAAAATGGCGTAAGGTTAATTGATACTGCCTATATATACAGAAATGAAGAAGAAGTAGGAAGAGCTGTAAGAGATTCAAAGGTTGATAGAAAAGACATTTTTATTATTACAAAATTATATCCTAATCAATACAGTGATGCAGAAAATGCTATAAATGAGGCATTAAAAAAATTGGATGTTGAGTATATTGATATGATGCTTCTTCATCACCCGGGTCTAAATGATGTTGAAGCATACAAGGCTATGGAAAAAGCTGTGAAAGAGGGAAAGATTCGCTCTATTGGACTTTCTAATTGGTACATAAAAGAATTAAAAGAGTTTCTTCCTAAAATAAGTGTAATGCCTGCTTTGGTTCAGAATGAAATACACCCCTATTATCAGGATACTAATGTTATAGAGTATATTCAAAGTTTGGGTATAGCTGTTCAAGGCTGGTATCCTTTGGGAGGAAGAGGACATCAGAGAGAACTTTTAAATGATAAAGTATTAAAAGATATTGCTAAAAAATATAATAAGTCAGTTGCACAAATTATATTAAGATGGAATTTGCAAAGAGAAGTAATTGTAATACCTGGCTCTAGTAATAGAGAACATATAATAGAAAATACAGAAATATATGATTTTGAATTAAGTGATGAAGATATGAAGAAAATAGCAGAATTAAATCGTGATGAAAAACATGATTGGTATTAA
- a CDS encoding aldo/keto reductase — translation MKTVKLNNGLEMPILGFGVFQIPDYEECKKSVLNAIEAGYRLIDTASAYFNEKAVGDAIKESGINRKELFITTKLWITDAGYDNAKKAFEVSMEKLGLDYLDLYLIHQPFGDYYGSWRAMEDLYNEGKIKAIGVCNFYPDRLLDLVMHNKIAPMINQIETHPFFQREEDNKLMKEYGIQIESWAPFAEGRNNMFTNETLTKIAKKHNKTVAQVILNWLIKRNVVVIPKSVHKERIIENFNVFDFELDDNDMNEILKLDKKNSLFLSHTDIETVKYLCNYKI, via the coding sequence ATGAAAACTGTAAAATTAAATAATGGACTTGAAATGCCTATATTAGGATTTGGTGTTTTTCAAATACCAGATTATGAAGAATGCAAAAAATCAGTATTAAATGCCATCGAAGCAGGATACAGATTGATAGATACTGCCTCAGCATATTTTAATGAAAAAGCTGTTGGTGATGCTATAAAAGAAAGCGGTATTAACAGAAAAGAATTATTCATCACTACTAAATTATGGATAACAGATGCAGGATATGATAACGCTAAAAAGGCTTTTGAAGTATCTATGGAAAAACTTGGTTTAGATTATTTGGATTTATATTTGATACATCAGCCCTTCGGTGATTATTATGGTTCTTGGAGGGCTATGGAAGATTTATATAATGAGGGAAAAATTAAAGCTATAGGAGTTTGTAATTTTTATCCAGACAGATTATTAGATTTAGTTATGCATAATAAAATAGCTCCTATGATTAATCAAATAGAAACTCATCCATTTTTCCAAAGAGAAGAAGACAATAAACTTATGAAAGAATACGGAATTCAAATAGAATCTTGGGCACCTTTTGCTGAAGGAAGAAATAATATGTTTACTAATGAAACACTTACAAAAATAGCAAAAAAACATAATAAAACTGTTGCTCAGGTTATATTAAATTGGCTTATAAAAAGAAATGTTGTTGTCATACCTAAAAGTGTTCATAAAGAAAGAATTATAGAAAATTTTAATGTGTTTGATTTTGAATTAGATGATAATGATATGAATGAAATATTAAAGCTAGATAAAAAAAATAGTTTATTTTTATCGCATACTGATATTGAAACTGTAAAATATTTATGCAATTATAAAATTTGA
- a CDS encoding cyclophilin-like fold protein, whose translation MKIKKYFFSLLIFSIISSISCYSVYGDNTTMENLNVLNTSVNVKIKDKEYKLKLYDNQTAKDFLALLPLTVNMNELNSNEKYYNLSKKLTTKTENIGSIKTGDFLLYGNNCIVLFYESFRTSYSYTRLGYIENTEGLKEALGRGSIEITFSVASEN comes from the coding sequence ATGAAAATAAAAAAATATTTTTTTAGTTTATTAATTTTTTCTATTATATCATCTATATCATGCTATTCAGTTTACGGAGATAATACAACTATGGAAAATTTAAATGTTTTAAATACTTCAGTTAATGTAAAAATAAAAGATAAAGAATACAAATTAAAATTATATGATAATCAAACAGCAAAAGATTTTTTAGCTCTTCTTCCTTTAACTGTTAATATGAATGAGTTAAACAGCAATGAAAAATATTATAATTTAAGTAAAAAACTTACAACTAAAACTGAAAATATAGGAAGCATAAAAACAGGTGATTTTTTACTATATGGCAATAACTGCATAGTATTATTTTATGAGAGTTTTAGAACTTCATACAGTTATACAAGACTTGGATATATAGAAAATACAGAAGGTTTAAAAGAAGCACTTGGGAGAGGAAGTATAGAAATAACTTTTAGTGTCGCTAGTGAAAATTAA
- a CDS encoding MerR family transcriptional regulator, whose protein sequence is MTIAEVSKKTELSADTLRYYERIGLIPEVGRSENGIRNYTDYDLGWIEFSKCMRNSGMSIESIIEYIKLYNKGDSTLEARKQLLVSQRDAMQEKLNELQATLDKLNKKIENYGHQISVHEKDMLKNND, encoded by the coding sequence ATGACAATAGCAGAAGTAAGTAAAAAAACAGAATTATCCGCTGATACTTTAAGATATTATGAAAGAATAGGGCTAATACCTGAAGTAGGAAGAAGTGAAAACGGAATAAGAAATTATACTGATTATGATTTAGGATGGATAGAGTTCTCAAAATGTATGAGAAACTCTGGAATGTCTATAGAATCGATAATAGAATATATAAAGCTATACAATAAAGGCGATTCTACATTAGAAGCTAGAAAACAGCTTTTAGTAAGTCAAAGAGATGCTATGCAGGAAAAATTAAATGAACTTCAGGCAACTTTAGATAAACTAAATAAAAAAATAGAAAATTACGGACATCAAATTTCAGTACATGAAAAAGATATGCTTAAAAATAATGATTAA
- a CDS encoding beta-ketoacyl synthase chain length factor, translated as MLDLSFRVLDWDFFAPNMDKKFILENINNDIKITYGDSNPELDFIPKAQKRRLSQITKFSFESVKNILNENDQIPFFFVSKYGEIKQQYNMSKKIVTEHEVSPALFSFSVFNTAVAQLTIFYKNYKRAIAVTCYNNFIDTALIQAIAFLKTSDNDKALILIADEKLPESYEVISRDGNYSFAFSCLISKKDPNIYIDVIDSNINKDENSIIDFIKFISTDTSDLELGKIKLIKK; from the coding sequence ATGCTGGATTTAAGTTTTAGAGTTTTGGATTGGGATTTTTTTGCTCCTAATATGGATAAAAAATTTATATTGGAAAATATAAATAATGACATAAAAATTACTTATGGGGACTCTAATCCTGAATTGGATTTTATACCAAAAGCTCAAAAAAGAAGATTAAGCCAAATAACTAAATTTTCTTTTGAATCAGTTAAAAATATTTTAAATGAAAATGATCAGATACCATTTTTTTTTGTATCTAAATATGGAGAAATAAAACAGCAGTATAATATGTCAAAAAAGATAGTTACAGAACATGAGGTATCTCCTGCACTTTTCAGTTTTTCAGTTTTTAATACAGCAGTGGCACAGCTTACTATTTTTTATAAAAATTATAAAAGAGCCATTGCAGTTACATGCTACAATAATTTTATAGATACAGCACTTATACAGGCCATTGCCTTTTTAAAGACTTCTGATAATGATAAAGCTCTTATATTAATAGCTGATGAAAAATTACCGGAAAGCTATGAAGTGATATCAAGAGACGGTAATTATTCATTTGCATTTTCTTGTCTTATTTCTAAAAAAGACCCAAACATCTATATTGATGTAATAGACAGTAATATAAATAAAGATGAAAATTCAATTATCGATTTTATTAAATTTATATCAACAGATACTTCCGATTTAGAATTAGGAAAAATAAAATTAATAAAAAAATAA
- a CDS encoding phosphopantetheine-binding protein, with product MSIEDQIKQIVIESANLEGVSIEDIDTDAPLFGDELGLDSIDALEIGVAIRKKFNITFSDIEENNKQYFYSVATLAKYIRENSDNK from the coding sequence ATGAGTATTGAAGATCAAATAAAACAAATCGTTATAGAATCGGCAAATTTGGAAGGTGTATCCATAGAAGATATAGATACAGATGCTCCTTTATTCGGAGATGAATTAGGACTTGATTCTATAGATGCTTTGGAAATAGGCGTTGCTATTAGAAAAAAGTTTAATATCACTTTTTCTGATATAGAAGAAAATAATAAACAATATTTTTATTCTGTTGCAACTTTAGCAAAATATATAAGAGAAAATTCAGACAATAAATAA
- a CDS encoding AMP-binding protein, giving the protein MRKLSNTNFYSLKDSDDIFLIHKENKNFIKYKEFVSDIVKSLEYISKFEEDTITIFIENAYRFISVITAGFILKKRVNVLNNNSPKYVESIIDSSMVYISDTEKSSLNLDEVFESKCNDKWFDVLKETVIDENVYINFYTSGSTGHPKLIEKTLKQFEAEAVKIVNQFTDNIKDSLFLYTVPHYHSYGFVFAVLIPFMLEVRCINNRINYLETVNNFSDYEKITIVTTPAFLKRIDESSLKIKSKWYLFSSTGMLEEKVNNLCREIFSTDVTEIYGSTEAGAIGYRRRSENQLWTRLSVVKIKVDENGSIECCSGYTGDDVWIHVGDVVNMKNADEFELLGREDSIVKIEGKRISVQQIDRQILMDKHFKDSYTIYCKSDKREYIASFIVMNNKNRNLEDMKKYVIDYLRGYFETIVLPKKIYFVDSIPRSEIGKIDRKALDAIMEGN; this is encoded by the coding sequence ATGAGAAAATTAAGCAATACAAATTTTTATTCATTAAAAGATTCAGATGATATTTTTCTTATTCATAAGGAAAATAAGAATTTTATAAAGTACAAAGAGTTTGTTTCTGATATAGTTAAAAGTTTAGAATATATTTCTAAATTTGAAGAAGATACTATTACAATATTTATTGAAAATGCATATAGATTTATTTCAGTTATTACTGCCGGATTTATTCTTAAAAAAAGAGTAAATGTTTTAAACAATAATAGCCCTAAATATGTTGAAAGCATAATAGACAGCTCTATGGTTTATATATCAGATACAGAAAAATCGAGTTTAAATTTAGATGAAGTTTTTGAAAGCAAATGTAATGATAAATGGTTTGATGTACTTAAAGAAACAGTAATAGATGAAAATGTATATATCAATTTTTATACCTCAGGCTCTACAGGACATCCTAAACTTATAGAAAAAACTCTTAAGCAGTTTGAAGCTGAGGCAGTTAAAATAGTGAATCAATTTACTGATAATATTAAAGATTCTTTATTTTTGTATACAGTGCCTCATTATCATAGTTATGGTTTTGTTTTTGCTGTGTTGATTCCTTTTATGCTTGAAGTTAGATGTATAAATAATAGAATTAACTATTTAGAGACTGTTAATAATTTTTCAGACTATGAAAAAATTACTATAGTTACTACACCTGCTTTTTTAAAGAGAATAGATGAATCCTCTTTAAAAATAAAGTCTAAATGGTATTTATTTTCTTCTACAGGAATGCTTGAAGAGAAAGTTAATAATCTTTGCAGAGAGATATTTTCTACTGATGTTACAGAAATTTACGGAAGTACTGAGGCTGGTGCTATTGGATACAGAAGAAGAAGTGAAAATCAATTATGGACAAGGCTTAGTGTTGTAAAAATTAAAGTTGATGAAAATGGAAGTATAGAATGCTGCTCAGGATATACTGGTGATGATGTTTGGATACATGTGGGTGATGTTGTGAATATGAAGAATGCAGATGAGTTTGAGCTTTTAGGCAGAGAAGATTCTATAGTAAAAATAGAGGGAAAAAGAATAAGTGTACAGCAGATAGACAGACAAATACTTATGGATAAGCATTTTAAAGACAGTTATACTATATACTGTAAGTCTGATAAAAGAGAATATATTGCTTCTTTTATAGTAATGAATAACAAAAATAGAAATTTGGAAGATATGAAAAAATATGTTATTGATTATTTAAGAGGTTATTTCGAAACGATAGTATTGCCTAAAAAAATATATTTTGTTGATTCTATACCTAGAAGCGAAATCGGTAAAATCGATAGAAAAGCTCTTGATGCTATAATGGAAGGAAATTAA
- a CDS encoding 3-hydroxyacyl-ACP dehydratase, with amino-acid sequence MDNYIDYKDYKIEEKTSDMFRVKVFVDERMPYFDGHFENFKLLPAIAQVKITLDICKSIFSRDFSVNKLLKLKFTNMILPNTNIFIESHFSDNIISFKIYDNNKKYSDGKLYFS; translated from the coding sequence TTGGATAATTATATTGATTATAAAGATTATAAGATAGAAGAAAAAACTTCTGATATGTTTAGAGTAAAAGTTTTTGTAGATGAAAGAATGCCTTATTTTGACGGTCATTTTGAAAACTTTAAACTTTTACCTGCTATAGCTCAGGTTAAAATTACTCTTGATATATGTAAAAGTATTTTTAGCAGAGATTTTTCTGTCAATAAACTTTTAAAATTAAAATTTACAAATATGATTCTTCCAAATACAAATATTTTTATAGAATCTCATTTTTCTGATAATATTATTTCATTTAAAATATATGATAATAATAAAAAATATTCAGACGGCAAATTGTATTTTTCTTAA
- a CDS encoding glycosyl transferase family 2, producing MAHWTEEKEIGKRWKALFSISVYKILGRTFVILYLIPISIFYFFYSKTRMQASRKYLKKMSEYNKKIKSNFICSYKHLLSFVVSVSEKFSAWNGDISITDLVVKTKDSYNEVIDLLNKKRGMIILFSHIGNIELLKALAAINEGNPIKNYKINIIIDPKVNKNVNIVLSEGKNNSSIDFIDASNIGPHTIISIEDKLNNGEIVAIAGDRTSNKTDKVNYINFLGEEAPFPCGAFLIPILLRYPVYYFFALRENDKILSKKYNFYIYPSKIKLNDEELKNRKKKNEVILELTKEFASIIEQKAIEYPYQWYNFHDFWYKGD from the coding sequence ATGGCTCATTGGACGGAAGAAAAAGAAATAGGTAAGAGATGGAAAGCATTATTCTCTATATCTGTTTATAAAATTTTAGGAAGAACTTTTGTAATACTTTATCTTATTCCTATAAGTATATTTTATTTTTTTTATTCCAAAACTAGGATGCAGGCTTCCAGAAAATACTTAAAAAAAATGTCTGAATATAATAAAAAAATCAAATCGAATTTTATTTGTTCTTATAAGCATTTACTTTCATTTGTTGTATCTGTTTCAGAAAAATTTTCGGCTTGGAATGGAGATATATCTATAACTGATTTAGTAGTAAAAACTAAGGATAGTTATAATGAAGTTATTGATTTGCTTAATAAAAAAAGGGGAATGATAATATTATTTTCTCATATAGGAAATATTGAACTTTTAAAGGCATTAGCAGCTATTAATGAAGGCAATCCTATAAAAAACTATAAAATAAATATAATAATAGATCCTAAAGTAAATAAAAATGTTAATATAGTTCTCAGTGAGGGTAAGAATAATTCTTCTATAGATTTTATAGATGCTTCTAATATAGGACCTCATACTATAATAAGTATTGAGGATAAATTAAATAATGGTGAGATAGTAGCGATAGCAGGAGACAGAACTAGCAATAAAACTGATAAAGTTAATTATATAAATTTTTTAGGAGAAGAAGCACCTTTTCCATGCGGAGCTTTTTTGATACCTATTTTACTTAGATATCCTGTTTATTATTTCTTTGCTTTGAGAGAGAATGACAAAATACTTTCAAAGAAATATAATTTTTATATATATCCTTCAAAGATAAAATTGAATGATGAAGAATTAAAAAATAGAAAAAAGAAAAATGAAGTTATATTAGAATTAACAAAAGAATTTGCTTCCATTATAGAACAAAAAGCTATAGAATATCCATATCAGTGGTATAATTTTCATGATTTTTGGTATAAAGGGGATTAA